Within Plasmodium vinckei vinckei genome assembly, chromosome: PVVCY_12, the genomic segment TAAGAAAAacatacaattttaatgaaaaaaatagtaaagatacattaattataataaaagaattatttCAATTTGATAATGTTGATTTGAGTAGCATttatattgataataaagatatatttctttgtaataaaaaatgttttattaatacaaTTAAAAACCTTAAAGATGAATTAGAGAAATCTCTAActctattatatttttcgtGCTGCATTGGAATGCCAATAATGTTTTCACTTGGATATATGAGCTTTCTTACAACTAAGGggatttttaaattttcctttttgGTAACCACTACTTTGATCAATTTATCGCGTAGAATTTTCAATCATTTATTCAAACACTaaataagaataaataattaagaACCCCTAAATTTTTACCAACTATGTttagtatattattaataaatgattaTGATCATCGTATTTATcgttttatttgttttttcaaagtatgaatgcatatatttattttaaacaatCATTTTACTTATAACCTTTTTGGTTTCAATTGTTGTATGCTTAAAGggcataatttttaaatgtattttagcataatatatattccacattttatgaaaaacaattatatgttttcaatgattatattttctgtattttatgttttaaattcgttttttttatcttttaataCTATAAAATTAAGACATTTATGATGTCtatgattatttatatcatatatatgacCCTTTCCTCTTCctttgataatatattgttgTAAATGTGtgaacatatttttagttttattttttttttataaacacaccaaaaaataaatcaatacTAAAAATGAATCTTTCATAAGATAATTTAGattatcataatttaatacaaattttattgtattcATATAGTTTACAATATATAAGTGTCAGTAGCTTTcgcttaaaaaaattttgattacacaaaatattataaaacaaaaatatgtagaaaatgccaaattaaaaattttttttaatgttttaCAAAAAGCATATTGATGCACAAGCATAACATTTAGTATCAACTAAAGACATTGAAGGGAAATCATTATTCCTTCAATGTTACAAATTTAATTGGTGTATAGGAATTATTTgtaataatgtatatatgggCATTCCAACttaactttttatttgtgcGCATCCATGGGttttatccattttttgcGACATATCATTCCTTAATCTTAAAATCGTAAACTTTTAATTCTAAATTAGTTCATCATTTTAATATCCCCTTTGTagtaatttatatttattaactCAAAGCATTTCGATTTTTGCAAATCCTTTAAAtatctatttttatgtcTTGGTATGTAACTGTTgtaaatatcaaaaaaacgCTGATAGTTGTTAATCTTGCATATATCTGAATAactgatatatttaattaagcTATTTAGAAGAAAATTGGCTATATATGCAAATCTATGATtcataacaaaaaaagaaataaaatccATCAATTTGTTAAGATACAAAAAGTAAGAATGCTCACTTGTggctttcattttttttaaaaacataacaaaattttcatcattatcttcatcttcttcttttatttgCTTTGAAAAATTTGATTCACTAATTTTCCCTTGATCAGAATCTTTAGGCATTGCATTATTTACTAACTTATCCGATTTATCAGATTCTAATTCTGACAACTTTgtataaatgtatttttctAATATATCAGCATTTTCTAAATGATTTTGAATATTAGTAATTTTAGAATCATCATAATATAAGttctttaatttattttcttccaTATTAGTATTTATAGAATCGATGTTGGAGTTatttatagatatattacttttttgAGAATTtccatttaataatttattggAGATTTCTTCATCTTTATAATAGcttgtttcttttttgaTAGGTATTGAATTGGAGTTATTATTAGTTTTATCCATTATTCTTCTTATACCATATTCATATTCGaattgttttaatatatttaatatattaaatgtataagaatttaaataattctcGATGATTGTTTTAaacttaaattttttatttaacttTAAACAAATAAGTAGCGATTCATTAAtcttattttcttttaataaattttctaaacaattttcataatatatatttttttttttttcataaatattttcactagcttttttttcgcttacatttttaaaaaaaattaaatctCCATTAATAGAAGAAGAAAcgatttcattattattattgtaacTTTGTagacaaaatattttatcattatgataattaacagttgataatttttcactattttttatatttataatacttATATTCCCATTACTGTATCCATTAATCATGCAATTGTCATTTAATATTAgcatttttgtaatattaaaatcaagactttgaatattttttaggcACTGGTATGTGCTCATATCCCATATTCTTATACTTTCATATGTACTGCTATACAAAAGATTGCTTGTTTTAGAAAAGCATATACTCTGAACTGATTTTGTATGCCCTTCTAAAGATGATATCAATTTTAGAGTATTCGCCTCGAATAGTTTTATTGTCTTATCTTTGCTGCAAGTAGCGATCATCTGCAAAAAAGGGAAATCATtcaattatgtatatatacgtATGCACACAGAAAAATTAAGAACACAACATCAAAAAGAAACACAATTTTTCAAGAATGAGGAGTATACTCTCATTTTTCCTTACCTTCGAATTTCGGGATATTGTCACATCATTTATCATAGCCTTATGAGGGTATATAGTCAAGTTGCTTTTAATAACCTCATTATCATAAATTTGAtcaatttttcttttttttttattatcttttaaattatctaaattaaatgaaaagtTCCATAGTTTTAAACTACTATCTTCACAAACACTAACtagtaatatttttggaaattttttcaaattaacATCAATAGCATTAatagtatataaattatcttttaatatatataaacaattattattttttaaattccatacaaatatatttttatcattagaCCCACTAAATAAAAGAAGGTTTCTTTCACTTATTTTAATGCTTGACACAACATCTTCATGCCCaattaacaatttttgtgaaattaaattatcctcaaaatttaatattcttATAATGTTATCCCCTATTAAAATTgcacatttattttttattatgttatCTGATTCAAATACTTCTGtatcatattttgaatttatTGAACCCTCATCTTCATCACTATTACTATATTCATCATTAACTACAGGCTTAGGGTTtggattaaaaaatatcatttcAAAAATTCCTTCCAATttacatgcatatatttttattaatttaaagtttcttatatcataaattaatatagaaCTGTCCTctctaaatatatacaatttatgttttaataaaacGAGTTTAATTACATTACTTTCATTAATTaggtatttattttctttaaatttatatattatatttccttttaatggattataaaaaattagatCCCCAGAATTATTATGGGTAAGTATTaaccattttatattatcatcttCTATACTTAGTTTacttttttgatttttaaacaaatttgAAGGTATAATTATagcattatttatatcatttgctagataaatttgtttaattgGACTTTGTGTAATCaaattactattttttttattctttctctttttattactaCTAGGATTGATGTCATTATGCTCATTTTTAAGCTGATCGAAATCTTCTTCGCTTTCCAAATTTAAAGCACTTAAATTCCATAcgttcataattttatcattaccTATACTAATAAATCCTATCAATGTTTCTTCTTTTCCCTCATCGTTCTCTTCTTCATCctcattttcatctttatCTTCTTCCTCTTCTCCCTCATCGTTCTCATCTTCGTCctcattttcttcttcttcttcttcttcttcttcttcataTTCTCTCTCTATGTTTTCCTCGTCCATATTTTGTGCTTCAATCTTTATTTGATCGTTTCCACTTTTAATTtccaaaaaaagaaaatccACAATTCCACTCATATGATCTTCACATGATAtaactttttcttttttgtctatatcataaataaaaatattttttgttatatctgaactaataataaaatttttgtacatttttaaattagtAATTCTACTGTTAtgaattttatatgaaaatgcCAATTTATATGTGCTTagattatatacattaatCAGTCCATTAATATATCCCacaattaattttttatattttatattattataactaAAACATGAtatgttaatattatttgttttccatatttttttttgctttagATATATCCAGTTGTAACTATaactatataatttttcatcttcgctattttcataatcatataaataaatatttttttctgtaCTCTCATCATTTATATCCTTTTCATCGTTTTTATtctcattattttcttcttttaaattattaggaactaaaatataatgatgaaTATTGTTATCATctgttgataaaaaaacatttttatcagaataataaaaatgtcctatagaattaaataaggatatacaatttttgtttgaatattttttataatgatCTTCTTTTATGTCATCAATATCTATACATGATTCCAAAACAAGAGTTGGATACATAACGTTGTATAAACTTTGTGactttgcatttttttggtCATTAACTTTGAAACAATAAATGTTGTTGTTGCACAAACTTAAAAATAACTCATACTCTtttgaataatatacattgtTATCCCCATCGTAAAAGTCTGAATGCTTCCTATCAATTTCTATACTAGAAATTACCGGCATTGTGGGTAATTCAAAACATAAGAATGATAAAGGAGAGGGgaaaagtaataaaaaatattaaaaaaatataaataaacaaaataacgCAAAGCGTTGTAACATAAACTTATTGCCAATGAAATGCTACATTTATGCTTTTAATGCAAGTATAGaactataaatatatttttccatataattatgtagagactatttttaaaaagctATAGACCAAATTTATCAACCAGCGTTCAATTATtgtttgatttatttagctatttaaagaatatgtaagaaaataaaaatattatatgcatttattctcgtaatatttttatgtatatctttcacttttatttttatttttccttttgGGCCCCCATAAAATTAATCTGATGTTTTGAACGCTATTAAATTGAATACTaactaaatatatataaaatataatatattttttcgatagtataattaaaaaaaaagcgcGGACACAAAACGAAGAAATAATAGCTCGagaataaaacaaattgataaaaaatatataaattatcccaatgataatatttttaatgctcccaatatatagtatactcaacaaattcatttaaaaaaattcacgTGAtggaaatttttttttgttgcattcaaaataatttagaatGGAATTTtctctttatatatatatgcatacaaatgaattattttttaaaataataacatttaattgaagtaaaaaaaattaaaaattgatTCAACCttttaatatgtattttactttttttttgcataatcacaaaattttttaataattataacatACATAATTGTATAGACGctatattgtttatttcCTCATGATTTATAAGAACGACTAATTAAAATGTGATTATCTCTTGcaaataacatttttttaagtcaacaattttatatttatccatAAAAGGGTAAACATTTACATTccaatatatttaacatcctttacattattataaagCGGGTTTCATAATTGGggattaaatttaaaaatggacaatccaaaaaaaaggttgaaataatgcataaataaatatttaaatgaatagtatattgaaaaataaaataaatatgccCATATATTATAGTTGTATAAACATAATACTTATGGGGTCGTATTTCGTATAAGCATAGGTTATGAAAGGATCTTTAATAATtccataaatttataatatgatgtatttatatttatttaaaatgtgtatgcataaataaataatgattatatgataatatgaatgatatttttatttatgtttttcataatagtttattttaaaatcatcaccaatttattatatgagttaatatataaagaaatatctTTGTAcgcatttaaaatataaacataatatacAACACATTATgagtaataaatatagaaaatatttatacccATAAAGATTTATGCACACATATTGTGTGGCACATAACATATTATGCTAACCAtcttaatttataaatttagcAAATCCTTCCATGCTTTGagattattatatttttaaatactttattataaaaaaaattgtagcTATACTAGCAAAGCGATAAGATTTAATACAATAgtgcatatttatacatacgtggataatattttatttatttacatgACGATTCATAATGTGTAAAATGTATTAGTTTACACAATACGGTAACGTACTATTAATTTCAAAGCTTCCATAgtatcattaaaaaaaaatagcattcatgttattttatttttttcgataataatatatgtgcTAAATAAAAGTTCCTTTTTAGCCATAATATTAAAGgttttattgttttgtaaaaaatttataggCTCCACAGagatacatatatttttattaatccctctttaaataataaaatgcactagttatttttatgttatttcttttattttatattcatagatttttaataaaataatcctttaattaaaatatttacttgcatgtatgtattattactattttaactttattaaaatatttatcataaaatcatataattaatacatataataatatgcatatgtataCCACATAACATGAAataataagtatatattttacctTAAAAAcgcaaaaatatatttgtaaaataatatatataattcaaatatttgtatactATTTAAGCGCGAAATGCTTTGttatactaaaaaaagtgaatatattatcactattaaaaattattattaaatttcattattttattttttgcttatacaattattagatttcaataaatcaaaataatgatttttgtaatacattttaatataacaatTGTGGAAATATATTGATTGGAAATTacgtatatatacatatacattGCCATTGATTTGTTTCCTGTAGCATCTGcgtataaaaaatgcttcatatgaaataaaacagaagtacataattatatatatatatatatatatatataaattgtgggggaaatatatgatcgatatattataattaaaagaaaattcagaataaaattttttaccattttggtaatattataaaagtgTTTAGACAATTCACAAAACGgtgaatttatatttgaagaaataaatataaaaggtGTAAATAtcattgtaaaaatatatatacagtTGATGataaatgttatatatttatttataaagtCATTTGTTgctttatgcatatataacaaaaaacaATTACACATTCCTTAATTTAACAATATTGTGAATAGTactaattaaatatataaatgcattaataaaattacacGCTCgcatttacatatatatttatatatattgtaatattatatatatatttgtttaagTAATATTACCTTAAAACAATAGatttaacaaatatataatacataatttattattgttattttgttttagaatatttacaatgtaaatttttggtgcaatttttttttgataaattttctttttgccCATTTTAGATGGCATAGTGTTTGAAGTGTTTatgttaattattttttttgtatggGAAATTATTTGTTCAATTTAGCAGATTTGTTCAAATTTTAGTTTTGATTGACAATCaaaatttacataatttattaatagtgagatttatatttcattgatttatgtaaatatatatatattatacagaGAAGTATTGTTTATGGAAAAGTTAATAAATAGTACGTGTATTGACGCCACGTCTgcacacacacatatatatgcaagTTTATAACATACATATACAACTGCTTAACTATAAAGCACtacattttattgttattactattgtatttattaatgTTGAACAATTGCATAAAGACAACCCTCTTTATTAACAATAACTGAACGCAGTTGTCTTTAACCATTTCTTACTCCACGTTGTTATATAACATTTATGcattgtatataaataaatgaataaaaataatatcttttaattaacatttaaataattattttcatttcatATTAACCTCATTTCTACATAAACAccaatatgtatatgtatattgGAAAACACCATGTAAACCTAatttaacaatttttatttagatgatataatatcattcaaatttgtatttgtattaatttttttttcgtaatAACATTTCAAGTTAataaattcatattatCTCATGTCTCCATCTgtgtatatacaaattataatgtttatataCTTATGTATTAATTTCTGTGTATCATTAACTTTTTATGAAGTTATATAAGTTATCTAGGtgtctttaaaaaaataattcagatatgcatatatatatgtatatgtagaaagaaaaaaaatacaatgaGCAGCATAgatgaattaaataatgaagaaaacaaaatatgcCATCATAATTtgagaaaaaatagaaaaccAAGAAATTATgattttgaatattatgAAGATGCATTAAACAAGCCAAGGCGAAGAAGGCGAGGAAGGAAACGAGGTAGGAAACCTCACAGCGTTTTAgttaaaatgaataaaaaattaagttCATTGAGCTTAGAAGATGGTAAAACTCAATATATTAGAAGAAGACAAAAAGATAGTATTACATTTGAACAAAATGATTTAGATCCAAATAGAAACaatgattatttaattaataataatatgttaataccagaaaaattaataaatgatcAACctccaaaaaaaagaggtcgaaaacgaaaaaattttaatttattaaatccAAATATACCTTTAAGAAGTAATAATATCAAAATTGATAGAATATGTGAATATTTATcttataatacaaatacaATCTGGAAATATATGGGTTCAACTGTAAAATTTCGATTAATAAATGATCAacaagaaaaatatatttttttaaagaatatgaaaaaacacattatatttgaaattattaaaatagcAATGTTTGCATTactaaaaattaatataaatgataataatattta encodes:
- a CDS encoding U3 small nucleolar RNA-associated protein 13, putative; translation: MPVISSIEIDRKHSDFYDGDNNVYYSKEYELFLSLCNNNIYCFKVNDQKNAKSQSLYNVMYPTLVLESCIDIDDIKEDHYKKYSNKNCISLFNSIGHFYYSDKNVFLSTDDNNIHHYILVPNNLKEENNENKNDEKDINDESTEKNIYLYDYENSEDEKLYSYSYNWIYLKQKKIWKTNNINISCFSYNNIKYKKLIVGYINGLINVYNLSTYKLAFSYKIHNSRITNLKMYKNFIISSDITKNIFIYDIDKKEKVISCEDHMSGIVDFLFLEIKSGNDQIKIEAQNMDEENIEREYEEEEEEEEEENEDEDENDEGEEEEDKDENEDEEENDEGKEETLIGFISIGNDKIMNVWNLSALNLESEEDFDQLKNEHNDINPSSNKKRKNKKNSNLITQSPIKQIYLANDINNAIIIPSNLFKNQKSKLSIEDDNIKWLILTHNNSGDLIFYNPLKGNIIYKFKENKYLINESNVIKLVLLKHKLYIFREDSSILIYDIRNFKLIKIYACKLEGIFEMIFFNPNPKPVVNDEYSNSDEDEGSINSKYDTEVFESDNIIKNKCAILIGDNIIRILNFEDNLISQKLLIGHEDVVSSIKISERNLLLFSGSNDKNIFVWNLKNNNCLYILKDNLYTINAIDVNLKKFPKILLVSVCEDSSLKLWNFSFNLDNLKDNKKKRKIDQIYDNEVIKSNLTIYPHKAMINDVTISRNSKMIATCSKDKTIKLFEANTLKLISSLEGHTKSVQSICFSKTSNLLYSSTYESIRIWDMSTYQCLKNIQSLDFNITKMLILNDNCMINGYSNGNISIINIKNSEKLSTVNYHNDKIFCLQSYNNNNEIVSSSINGDLIFFKNVSEKKASENIYEKKKNIYYENCLENLLKENKINESLLICLKLNKKFKFKTIIENYLNSYTFNILNILKQFEYEYGIRRIMDKTNNNSNSIPIKKETSYYKDEEISNKLLNGNSQKSNISINNSNIDSINTNMEENKLKNLYYDDSKITNIQNHLENADILEKYIYTKLSELESDKSDKLVNNAMPKDSDQGKISESNFSKQIKEEDEDNDENFVMFLKKMKATSEHSYFLYLNKLMDFISFFVMNHRFAYIANFLLNSLIKYISYSDICKINNYQRFFDIYNSYIPRHKNRYLKDLQKSKCFELININYYKGDIKMMN